One genomic region from Clostridium saccharobutylicum DSM 13864 encodes:
- a CDS encoding N-acetylmuramoyl-L-alanine amidase family protein → MNKNIKRIIACTLTIGTLLAAGPTKYVSFFTTAAHASSSDADELTDIQLENSSGNSIKLYTDSSYDDKLDDDPEVGETYYAKTSASKIKLDIDGADEDNVRIFKNDTAYEVGDNISISSGSTTTLRVRVYEDAYDDDEDYSSSDYNQYTIKIKNTNSDSEDDDVNLSNIVLSKGSISFDKDTTSYNVDVDSDVSSIDVQANPEDDDYTVKIDGTEVSEDDDYAKTVSLSTGSNTVLVKVLDDDDNIKTYTLNINRPEKKVTQQNNNGVDVGIPNKMNNGITPINNANNAFNGVNNLVKGWKNDNGIWYYFEDNGNKTTGWKQVDDAWYYLDTDGKMKTGWVKDTNGKWYYLQASGAMAKSTIIDGYRLGADGAWIN, encoded by the coding sequence ATGAATAAAAATATCAAACGAATAATAGCTTGTACACTTACAATTGGAACACTTTTAGCAGCTGGGCCAACAAAATATGTAAGTTTTTTTACAACAGCAGCTCATGCATCATCATCGGATGCAGATGAATTAACAGATATACAGTTAGAAAATTCAAGTGGCAATAGTATAAAACTTTACACAGATAGTAGCTATGATGATAAATTAGATGATGATCCAGAAGTTGGAGAAACATATTATGCAAAAACTTCAGCAAGTAAGATAAAATTAGATATTGATGGAGCTGATGAAGATAACGTTAGAATATTTAAAAATGATACTGCTTATGAAGTTGGAGATAATATTAGTATTTCATCAGGTTCAACAACTACGCTTAGGGTAAGGGTATATGAAGATGCATATGATGATGATGAAGACTATTCAAGTTCAGATTATAATCAATATACTATAAAAATAAAAAATACAAATTCGGATAGTGAAGATGATGATGTGAATTTATCAAACATTGTTTTAAGTAAGGGAAGCATCAGCTTTGATAAAGATACTACTTCATATAATGTTGATGTTGATTCAGATGTAAGTTCAATAGATGTACAAGCTAATCCAGAAGATGATGACTATACTGTAAAAATAGATGGAACAGAAGTTTCAGAAGATGATGATTACGCAAAAACAGTTTCTTTAAGTACAGGAAGCAATACTGTTTTGGTAAAAGTTTTGGATGATGATGATAATATTAAAACATATACTTTAAATATCAACAGACCAGAGAAGAAAGTAACACAGCAAAATAATAATGGGGTAGACGTAGGAATTCCTAATAAAATGAATAATGGAATTACTCCAATTAATAATGCAAACAATGCATTTAATGGAGTGAATAATTTAGTTAAAGGCTGGAAAAATGATAATGGCATATGGTATTACTTTGAAGACAATGGAAATAAAACGACTGGATGGAAACAAGTAGATGATGCTTGGTATTACTTAGATACAGATGGAAAGATGAAAACTGGATGGGTTAAGGATACTAACGGAAAATGGTATTACTTACAAGCTTCAGGAGCTATGGCTAAAAGTACAATAATAGATGGATATAGGTTAGGAGCAGATGGTGCTTGGATTAATTAA
- a CDS encoding FAD-binding oxidoreductase: MIDTNKINSNNKWKGFKDFLVYKTVKEDGVVTSFYLKSLDGNKLPEFIAGQFITVRIKNEDNTFTKPRQYTLSMNSNEEFYRISVKREENGYLSKKLCDEIKEGDNLQITAPLGNFILKDSEKPLVLIGGGIGITPMLTMAYDAINSNREIYFIYSIPNATHHSFRGEIEKLNNNNNFKSTVFYTRPLETEKPGEDFDIKGRISKEWMIENLPKDGQFYFCGPVLFMKTVYHNLIAMGIEKENINFEMFEAGVDITKE; encoded by the coding sequence ATGATAGATACTAATAAGATAAATTCAAATAACAAATGGAAGGGATTTAAAGATTTTCTTGTATATAAAACAGTTAAGGAAGATGGGGTAGTTACATCATTCTATTTAAAATCATTAGATGGAAATAAACTTCCAGAATTCATAGCAGGGCAATTTATAACTGTCAGAATTAAAAATGAAGATAATACTTTTACTAAACCTAGACAATATACATTATCTATGAATTCTAATGAAGAATTTTATAGAATAAGTGTAAAGAGAGAAGAGAATGGTTACTTAAGCAAAAAACTATGTGATGAAATAAAGGAAGGGGACAACCTTCAAATAACTGCACCACTTGGAAATTTCATATTAAAGGATAGTGAAAAACCATTAGTTTTAATAGGTGGAGGAATTGGAATAACACCAATGCTCACAATGGCTTATGATGCAATAAACAGTAATAGGGAAATATATTTCATTTATAGTATACCTAATGCAACGCATCATAGTTTTAGAGGAGAAATAGAAAAACTAAACAATAATAACAACTTCAAAAGTACTGTATTCTATACACGTCCTCTCGAGACTGAGAAACCAGGAGAAGATTTTGATATAAAAGGCAGGATATCAAAGGAATGGATGATTGAAAATTTACCAAAGGATGGACAATTCTATTTTTGCGGGCCAGTGCTATTTATGAAAACTGTTTATCATAATTTAATAGCAATGGGAATTGAAAAGGAAAATATAAACTTTGAAATGTTTGAAGCAGGAGTAGATATAACAAAAGAGTAA
- a CDS encoding NADP-dependent glyceraldehyde-3-phosphate dehydrogenase, whose translation MFNHIKNENNTFKNLINGEWVNSRSENFVEIKSPLNNSLLGRVPAMTKEEVNTAVQTAKEAQKKWSNVTINERAEILYKAADILLNNIDELSELMMMEIAKDRKSCRSEVSRTADFIRFTADTAKNLSGESIPGDSFPGFKNNKISIVKREPLGVVLAISPFNYPINLSASKIAPGLMAGNSVVLKPATQGSLCGLFLARVFEKAGVPAGVLNTVTGKGSEIGDYITTHKGINFINFTGSTEVGARISKMTSMVPLLMELGGKDAAIVLEDADLELTASNIVAGGYSYSGQRCTAVKRILVVDKVADKLVEKIKEKMEKLTVGNPLEKDVDVVPLISSKAADFVIELIEDAKGKGADLVVGGNRDGNLIYPTLFDNVTTDMRLAWEEPFGPVLPIIRVKDKNEAIEIANKSEYGLQSSVFTKNINDAFYVADKLEVGTVQVNNKTERGPDNFPFLGVKASGMGTQGIKYSIESMSRPKATIINLSIHN comes from the coding sequence ATGTTTAATCATATAAAAAATGAAAACAATACTTTTAAAAATTTAATAAATGGGGAATGGGTTAACAGCAGAAGTGAAAACTTTGTAGAGATAAAGTCACCATTAAATAATTCATTGTTAGGTAGAGTTCCAGCAATGACAAAGGAAGAAGTGAATACTGCAGTACAAACTGCTAAGGAAGCTCAAAAGAAATGGAGTAATGTAACAATAAATGAGAGAGCTGAAATATTGTACAAGGCAGCAGATATTTTATTAAACAATATAGATGAATTGTCAGAGCTTATGATGATGGAAATTGCTAAGGATAGAAAAAGCTGCAGATCAGAAGTTTCCAGAACAGCAGATTTTATAAGGTTTACAGCAGATACAGCTAAGAATTTATCTGGTGAAAGTATTCCAGGAGATAGCTTCCCAGGTTTTAAAAATAATAAAATATCAATTGTAAAAAGGGAACCGTTAGGAGTTGTACTTGCAATATCTCCTTTTAATTATCCAATAAATTTATCAGCTTCTAAAATAGCACCTGGTTTAATGGCAGGAAATTCAGTTGTATTAAAGCCAGCAACTCAAGGGAGTTTATGTGGATTATTCTTGGCAAGAGTATTTGAAAAAGCAGGAGTTCCAGCCGGAGTTCTAAATACAGTTACAGGTAAGGGAAGTGAAATTGGAGATTATATTACTACTCATAAAGGAATAAATTTCATCAATTTTACAGGTAGTACAGAAGTAGGAGCTAGAATTTCTAAGATGACTAGTATGGTGCCTCTTTTAATGGAGCTAGGTGGTAAGGATGCAGCCATAGTTTTAGAAGATGCTGATCTTGAATTAACTGCAAGTAACATTGTTGCAGGTGGATATTCATATTCAGGTCAAAGATGCACAGCAGTAAAGAGAATTTTAGTAGTAGATAAAGTGGCAGATAAGTTAGTAGAAAAAATTAAAGAAAAGATGGAAAAGCTTACTGTAGGAAATCCTTTAGAGAAAGATGTAGATGTTGTACCTCTTATTAGTTCTAAAGCAGCAGATTTTGTTATTGAATTAATAGAAGATGCAAAGGGTAAAGGAGCTGACTTAGTTGTAGGTGGAAACAGAGACGGAAATCTAATTTATCCAACACTTTTTGATAATGTTACAACAGACATGAGACTTGCATGGGAGGAGCCATTTGGTCCAGTGCTTCCAATTATAAGAGTAAAGGATAAAAATGAAGCTATAGAAATAGCAAATAAATCAGAATATGGACTTCAAAGTTCTGTATTTACAAAAAATATAAATGATGCTTTTTATGTGGCTGACAAGTTAGAAGTAGGAACAGTTCAAGTAAATAATAAAACAGAAAGAGGTCCAGATAATTTCCCATTCCTTGGGGTAAAGGCTTCTGGTATGGGAACTCAGGGAATAAAATATTCAATTGAATCTATGTCTAGACCTAAGGCTACCATAA
- a CDS encoding FprA family A-type flavoprotein, producing the protein MEKNIMLNENIFWIGKIDDRDVPFHRLTLTKGTTYNSYLLNTEKPTVIDTVDISFGKEFVDNLENIIELDKIKYIVINHTEPDHSGSLRSLASKAKNAVIVCTKPAVNELKEMYKLHDREFLIVRDGDTLDIGGKTLKFIETPYLHTEETMITYCEEDKILFPCDIFSTHVANYEYFNDLAKEDIIGDFIGYYKLIMHPHRRYVQNMIEKIEDLDIKMIAPSHGFVLRENVQSFIDIYDNMSKNAETSKKALILYSTMTGNTKKIADILKEKFEEQNIASKVINVNKTPKEEVIAAINEADAIFFGSSTKYGDMIGNMEDILKNLKSLDLESKLGVAFGSFGWSGESIEVVQDYLNETDLKVLSTSDVIKSTGMIDVEFPLRIRFSPNEDSLIKIERSVTYISDLLLSGI; encoded by the coding sequence ATGGAAAAAAACATTATGTTAAATGAAAATATATTTTGGATTGGTAAGATTGATGACCGCGATGTACCTTTTCATAGATTAACTTTAACTAAAGGAACTACTTATAATAGTTATCTATTAAATACTGAAAAGCCTACAGTAATTGATACTGTTGATATTAGCTTCGGAAAAGAATTTGTAGATAATTTAGAAAATATAATTGAACTTGATAAAATTAAATATATTGTAATTAATCATACTGAACCTGATCATTCTGGTTCACTTAGAAGTTTAGCTTCTAAAGCTAAAAATGCTGTAATTGTATGTACAAAGCCCGCTGTAAATGAGCTTAAAGAAATGTATAAACTTCATGATAGAGAATTTTTAATCGTAAGAGATGGCGATACTCTAGATATTGGAGGCAAAACTCTTAAATTCATAGAAACACCATATCTTCATACTGAAGAAACTATGATAACTTATTGTGAAGAAGATAAAATTTTATTTCCTTGCGATATTTTTAGTACACATGTAGCTAACTATGAATATTTTAATGATTTAGCAAAAGAAGATATAATTGGCGATTTTATTGGCTACTATAAACTAATAATGCACCCTCACAGAAGATATGTTCAAAACATGATTGAAAAAATCGAAGATTTAGACATAAAGATGATAGCACCATCCCATGGCTTCGTTCTTAGAGAAAATGTTCAGAGTTTTATAGATATTTATGATAATATGAGCAAGAATGCTGAGACAAGCAAAAAAGCATTAATCCTATACTCTACTATGACAGGGAACACAAAAAAAATTGCTGATATTCTTAAAGAAAAGTTCGAAGAACAAAATATAGCTTCAAAAGTCATAAATGTGAATAAGACACCCAAAGAAGAAGTGATTGCGGCTATTAATGAAGCAGATGCAATTTTCTTTGGCAGCTCCACTAAATATGGAGATATGATTGGAAATATGGAAGATATTCTAAAAAATCTTAAATCTTTAGACCTAGAATCTAAATTAGGTGTAGCATTTGGATCTTTTGGATGGAGTGGTGAATCTATAGAAGTTGTACAAGACTATTTAAACGAAACTGATCTAAAAGTATTGAGCACTTCTGACGTAATTAAGTCTACTGGTATGATTGATGTAGAATTCCCATTAAGAATAAGATTTTCACCTAATGAAGATAGCTTAATTAAAATTGAACGTTCAGTCACATATATTTCGGATTTATTACTTAGTGGCATTTAA
- a CDS encoding DUF438 domain-containing protein produces MNNERIKNLTEVLQKLNKDGLTEELRKEALEIVADINPIELSVAEQNLIEEGMNPQDLRHLCDVHMEVLKDELDKIRTKIEKGHVVDTFINEHDKILEFLTELESINSKIQKLEKYDDGLDEIEALKIVVDNILDAENHHQREERVLFDEMEEREITGPTRIMRMEHDDLRAKKKQLRHIAEEFSKIQFDEFKEQVDDISKYIVFNLRDHIFKENYILYPTAIESIKEKEIWDEMKLRCDEIGYCGFTPEL; encoded by the coding sequence ATGAATAATGAAAGAATAAAAAATTTAACTGAAGTTTTACAAAAATTAAATAAAGATGGCTTAACAGAAGAGTTAAGAAAAGAAGCATTAGAAATAGTAGCTGATATAAATCCTATAGAATTGTCAGTTGCAGAACAAAATTTAATAGAAGAAGGAATGAATCCACAAGATTTAAGACATCTTTGCGATGTTCATATGGAAGTTTTAAAAGATGAATTAGATAAAATAAGAACAAAGATTGAAAAAGGTCATGTTGTAGATACATTTATTAATGAGCATGATAAAATTCTTGAATTTTTAACAGAGCTTGAAAGTATTAATTCTAAAATTCAAAAGTTAGAAAAATATGATGATGGTTTAGATGAAATTGAAGCATTGAAAATTGTTGTAGATAACATATTAGATGCGGAAAATCATCATCAAAGAGAAGAAAGAGTTCTATTTGATGAGATGGAAGAGAGAGAAATCACTGGTCCAACTAGGATAATGAGAATGGAGCATGATGATTTAAGAGCTAAGAAAAAACAATTAAGACATATAGCAGAGGAATTTTCAAAGATTCAATTTGATGAGTTTAAAGAGCAAGTTGATGATATATCAAAATATATAGTGTTTAATTTAAGAGATCATATATTCAAAGAAAATTATATTTTATATCCTACAGCAATAGAATCTATAAAGGAAAAAGAAATATGGGATGAAATGAAGTTAAGATGTGATGAAATTGGATATTGTGGATTTACACCTGAATTATAA
- a CDS encoding Crp/Fnr family transcriptional regulator, giving the protein MNSNCGNCCNNCRGQLCASKVPIFENLNNEELLEIVKNINHKEYSKSDVIFTEGNISNTLYFINEGRIKLYKYTKDGKEQILHILSEGEFFGELELIKPSKYRFNAKSIVDAKICTLSKDEMKSIIMRDPEIGIKVLEAIGERLSKIESLVQNLATNDVDSRMAYLLIDLMEKYGENIENSISVKLQLSREDMANYIGVTRETISRKLKKFEDEKLIKIVGTKNIIILDEEGLKDYI; this is encoded by the coding sequence ATGAATAGTAACTGCGGTAATTGTTGTAACAATTGTAGAGGGCAGCTTTGTGCAAGTAAGGTTCCTATATTTGAAAATTTGAATAATGAAGAACTATTGGAGATTGTTAAAAACATTAATCACAAAGAATATAGTAAAAGTGATGTTATTTTTACTGAAGGTAATATATCAAATACACTTTATTTTATAAACGAAGGAAGAATTAAATTATATAAATATACTAAGGATGGTAAAGAACAAATATTACATATACTTTCAGAAGGAGAATTCTTTGGAGAATTGGAATTGATAAAACCTTCTAAATATAGATTTAATGCTAAATCAATAGTAGATGCTAAGATATGTACTCTAAGTAAAGATGAAATGAAAAGTATAATAATGAGGGATCCGGAAATTGGAATAAAAGTATTAGAGGCTATAGGAGAAAGATTATCAAAAATAGAAAGTCTTGTGCAGAATCTTGCAACTAATGATGTAGATTCAAGAATGGCTTATTTACTAATAGATTTAATGGAGAAGTATGGAGAGAATATAGAAAATAGTATATCTGTAAAGTTACAATTATCAAGAGAAGATATGGCTAATTACATTGGAGTAACTCGAGAAACTATAAGTAGAAAATTAAAAAAATTTGAGGATGAAAAATTGATAAAGATAGTAGGGACAAAGAATATTATAATTTTAGATGAAGAAGGATTAAAAGATTATATTTAA
- the hcp gene encoding hydroxylamine reductase: protein MSMFCYQCQETAGCKGCTKVGVCGKDEHVAKAQDLLIYVTKGLAIVSNEGRRVGVIDAGVDKFITENLFTTITNANFDRDGILDRVRETLKIREALKAKVVTAGGRVGEVKVNGGFFKKIFGMQTTEVIAPDAAIWTADNTIEFDKKAETVGVLATENEDIRSLRELITYGLKGLSAYMKHAMNLKYNNEEIHGFMAKALAATLDDSLSVDQLVALSLEAGKYGVDGMALLDKANTESYGHPEITTVDIGVRTNPGILISGHDLRDLEMLLEQTEGTGVDVYTHGEMLAGQYYPKFKKYKHFAGNYGNAWWKQKEEFEQFNGPIVMTTNCIVIPKDSYKKRLFTTGATGMPGCAHIEAKANGTKDFSKVIAMAKKCKAPTEIEKGQIVGGFAHNQVLALADKVVDAVKSGAIKRFFVMAGCDGRAKSRNYYTDFAEKLPKDTVILTAGCAKYKYNKLNLGDIGGIPRVLDAGQCNDSYSLVVIALKLQEVFGLGSVNELPISYNIAWYEQKAVIVLLSLLHLGVKNIHLGPTLPAFLSPNVAKVLVDNFGIGGITNVEDDMKMFMEA, encoded by the coding sequence ATGTCAATGTTTTGTTATCAATGTCAAGAGACTGCTGGATGTAAAGGCTGTACTAAAGTAGGGGTTTGTGGTAAAGATGAACATGTAGCAAAAGCTCAAGATTTATTAATATATGTAACTAAAGGATTAGCTATAGTAAGCAACGAAGGAAGAAGAGTTGGAGTTATAGACGCTGGTGTTGACAAATTTATAACAGAAAACTTATTTACAACAATTACAAATGCTAATTTTGATAGAGATGGTATTTTAGATAGAGTAAGAGAAACTTTAAAAATTAGAGAAGCTTTAAAAGCTAAAGTTGTTACAGCTGGTGGAAGAGTTGGAGAAGTTAAAGTAAATGGTGGTTTCTTCAAAAAGATATTTGGAATGCAAACTACTGAAGTAATAGCTCCAGATGCAGCTATTTGGACTGCTGATAATACAATAGAATTTGATAAAAAAGCTGAAACAGTTGGTGTACTTGCAACTGAAAATGAAGATATCAGAAGCTTAAGAGAACTTATTACTTATGGATTAAAGGGATTATCTGCTTACATGAAGCATGCTATGAACTTAAAATATAATAATGAAGAAATTCATGGATTTATGGCAAAGGCATTAGCAGCTACATTAGATGATAGTTTAAGTGTTGATCAATTAGTTGCTTTATCATTAGAAGCTGGTAAATACGGTGTTGATGGTATGGCATTACTTGATAAAGCTAATACTGAAAGTTATGGACATCCTGAAATAACAACTGTTGATATTGGAGTTAGAACTAACCCAGGAATATTAATTTCAGGACATGATTTAAGGGATTTAGAAATGTTATTAGAGCAAACAGAAGGAACAGGAGTAGATGTTTATACTCATGGAGAAATGCTTGCTGGACAATATTATCCAAAGTTCAAGAAATATAAGCACTTTGCAGGAAACTATGGTAATGCATGGTGGAAACAAAAAGAAGAATTTGAACAATTTAATGGACCAATTGTTATGACTACTAATTGCATAGTTATACCAAAAGATTCTTATAAGAAAAGATTATTTACAACAGGTGCTACAGGAATGCCAGGATGTGCACATATAGAAGCTAAAGCTAATGGAACAAAAGATTTCTCTAAAGTTATAGCAATGGCTAAAAAATGTAAAGCACCTACTGAAATAGAAAAAGGACAAATTGTTGGTGGATTTGCACATAATCAAGTTCTAGCGTTAGCAGACAAAGTTGTAGATGCTGTTAAATCAGGCGCTATAAAGAGATTCTTTGTAATGGCTGGTTGTGACGGAAGAGCTAAATCAAGAAACTACTATACTGATTTTGCTGAAAAGTTACCAAAAGATACAGTTATATTAACAGCAGGATGTGCTAAATATAAATATAATAAATTAAACTTAGGTGATATTGGAGGAATTCCAAGAGTATTAGATGCAGGACAATGTAATGATTCATATTCATTAGTTGTTATAGCACTTAAACTTCAAGAAGTATTTGGACTTGGAAGTGTAAATGAATTACCTATTTCATACAATATAGCTTGGTATGAACAAAAAGCTGTAATAGTATTATTATCATTATTACACTTAGGTGTTAAGAACATTCACTTAGGACCAACACTTCCAGCATTCCTTTCACCAAATGTTGCTAAAGTATTAGTAGATAACTTTGGAATTGGTGGAATCACTAATGTTGAAGATGATATGAAGATGTTTATGGAAGCATAA
- a CDS encoding C39 family peptidase, producing MKKMIINHLFALLLVFLTLVANTSIAQAKVAETHSKSLTQTYYGGQALNSSWGLGRNQTEYVSNNRTYNWYIDQGSTGKYSDSNCGPSSTTMALKWTNGNFNRTAEDARNTYRTNGGWWYTDDVMNYLNRYNGTYSVQDLGKTLSQGENVLKAQLKQGNIAILCIDTSYIPYNKNSEQRVGKFYSYSGGHFIVVKGYRIVDGKTYFEVYDPNNWNECYQSGQQKGKDRYFLSKDLMNAEINWWNYAIVVQPEYSRKYLNTMSIENSLKIDSVDSTKIKSACGR from the coding sequence ATGAAAAAGATGATAATTAATCATTTATTTGCCTTATTGCTAGTATTTTTAACATTAGTGGCAAATACTTCGATTGCACAGGCTAAGGTAGCAGAAACTCATAGTAAATCACTAACTCAAACTTATTATGGTGGACAAGCATTAAATTCAAGCTGGGGATTGGGACGAAATCAAACAGAATATGTGAGTAATAATAGAACGTATAATTGGTATATTGACCAGGGAAGTACAGGCAAGTATTCAGATAGTAATTGTGGTCCATCTAGTACAACAATGGCATTAAAGTGGACTAATGGTAACTTTAATAGGACAGCGGAAGATGCAAGAAATACTTACAGAACTAATGGTGGCTGGTGGTATACGGATGATGTAATGAATTATCTTAACCGATATAATGGCACTTATAGTGTACAAGACTTAGGAAAAACACTTTCTCAAGGAGAAAATGTTTTAAAAGCACAACTAAAACAAGGAAATATAGCAATACTTTGCATCGATACATCGTACATACCATACAATAAAAATTCAGAACAAAGAGTAGGGAAATTTTATAGTTATTCTGGAGGACATTTTATAGTTGTAAAGGGTTATAGAATAGTTGATGGAAAAACTTATTTTGAAGTTTATGATCCAAACAATTGGAATGAATGTTATCAAAGTGGACAACAAAAGGGAAAAGACAGATATTTTTTATCTAAAGATTTAATGAATGCTGAAATTAATTGGTGGAATTATGCAATTGTAGTTCAACCGGAGTACTCAAGAAAATATTTAAATACAATGAGTATAGAGAATTCTTTAAAAATAGATAGTGTTGATTCTACTAAAATAAAATCTGCTTGTGGAAGATAA
- a CDS encoding methyl-accepting chemotaxis protein: MNIFKNNQSKELKDEQIQHNEESNKKVIEVNNEAKSFIQEMSNLLAETVKQNHNVNNEHDMLGKLTQKVKVHMDEISNLTQSTNGLTDKLSSQGNKLIEITEDTVEKSNEGKGAIEEMVEIIKSLENENRNNTESINELARRFSKVNEVVQLINNIASQTNLLALNAAIEAARAGEQGKGFAVVAGEIRKLAEMTKQSTKDISDLIGSIENETKIVLNNSDKSNEAIARGVKASGNAAEKIGDSLSSISKVESEVRGVMSILTNQKNHIEGVTKEIVNVNEVLQDTSQAILNHIDEASVVDRKLEQTKSQLESYSKKLM; encoded by the coding sequence ATGAATATATTTAAAAATAATCAATCAAAAGAGCTAAAGGACGAACAAATTCAACATAATGAAGAAAGCAATAAGAAGGTAATTGAAGTTAATAATGAAGCTAAGAGCTTTATTCAAGAAATGAGTAATTTATTAGCTGAAACTGTAAAACAAAATCATAATGTAAATAATGAACATGATATGTTAGGTAAACTTACTCAAAAAGTAAAAGTACATATGGATGAAATTTCAAACTTAACACAAAGTACTAATGGATTAACAGATAAATTATCTTCACAAGGAAACAAGCTTATAGAAATAACTGAAGATACAGTTGAAAAATCAAATGAAGGTAAAGGCGCCATTGAAGAAATGGTAGAAATAATAAAATCTTTAGAAAATGAGAATAGAAATAATACTGAAAGTATAAATGAATTAGCAAGAAGATTTAGTAAAGTTAATGAAGTTGTTCAATTAATAAATAATATAGCAAGTCAAACAAATCTATTAGCCTTAAATGCAGCAATTGAAGCAGCTAGAGCAGGAGAGCAAGGTAAAGGATTTGCAGTAGTAGCGGGTGAAATAAGAAAATTAGCAGAAATGACTAAACAAAGCACTAAAGATATTTCAGATTTGATAGGAAGTATAGAGAATGAAACAAAGATAGTACTAAATAATTCTGATAAATCTAATGAAGCTATTGCAAGAGGAGTTAAAGCTTCTGGAAATGCAGCAGAGAAAATAGGGGATAGTTTATCATCTATATCTAAAGTGGAATCAGAAGTAAGAGGAGTAATGAGTATTTTAACAAATCAAAAGAATCATATTGAAGGTGTAACTAAAGAAATAGTTAATGTTAATGAAGTATTACAAGATACATCTCAAGCTATACTTAATCATATAGATGAAGCAAGTGTTGTAGACAGAAAGTTAGAACAAACAAAATCGCAATTAGAATCTTATAGTAAAAAACTTATGTAA